Proteins encoded in a region of the Streptomyces akebiae genome:
- a CDS encoding acyl-CoA synthetase, translated as MTAGRSVTVDGTLRRSARRTPARVAIHYGERSWTYAELDDAVSRAARALRDTGLEPGDRVAAYGHNSDAYLIAFLGAARAGLVHVPVNQNLTGDDLSYILDQSGSSLVLTDPDLAGHLPDGTRTLALRDTDDSLLARLAATEPYEGEEPRAEDLVQLLYTSGTTALPKGAMMTHRALVHEYLSAIAALDLQAGDLPVHSLPLYHSAQMHVFLVPYLAVGATNTILDGPDGDRILDLVEEGRADSLFAPPTVWISLANRPDFDTRDLGGLRKAYYGASIMPVPVLERLRERLPKLAFHNCFGQSEIGPLSMVLGPYEHKGRMDSCGRPVMFVEAKVVDEDGEEVPDGSPGEIVYQSPQLCEGYWEKPEETAEAFRDGWFHSGDLAVRDAHGFFTVVDRVKDVINSGGVLIASRQVEDALYTHDRVAEVAVIGLPDDHWIEAVAAVVVPRGEATEDELIAHAREKLPHFKAPKRIFFVDELPRNASGKILKRELRDRFARP; from the coding sequence ATGACGGCTGGTCGCAGCGTGACGGTCGACGGGACGCTGCGGCGCAGCGCCCGGCGCACCCCCGCCCGCGTCGCGATCCACTACGGCGAACGGTCCTGGACCTACGCCGAACTGGACGACGCCGTCTCCCGCGCCGCCCGCGCGCTGCGCGACACCGGCCTCGAACCGGGCGACCGGGTCGCCGCCTACGGCCACAACTCGGACGCCTACCTCATCGCCTTCCTGGGCGCCGCCCGAGCGGGCCTGGTCCACGTCCCCGTCAACCAGAACCTCACCGGCGACGACCTCTCCTACATCCTCGACCAGTCCGGCAGCAGCCTCGTCCTCACCGACCCGGACCTCGCGGGCCACCTCCCCGACGGCACCCGCACCCTGGCGCTGCGCGACACGGACGACTCGCTCCTCGCCCGCCTCGCCGCCACCGAGCCGTACGAGGGTGAGGAGCCCCGTGCCGAGGACCTCGTGCAGCTGCTCTACACCTCGGGCACCACCGCGCTCCCCAAGGGCGCGATGATGACGCACCGCGCGCTGGTGCACGAGTACCTCAGCGCCATCGCCGCCCTCGACCTCCAGGCGGGCGACCTGCCCGTGCACTCCCTGCCGCTCTACCACTCCGCGCAGATGCACGTCTTCCTGGTGCCGTACCTCGCGGTCGGCGCCACCAACACGATCCTCGACGGCCCCGACGGCGACCGGATCCTCGACCTGGTGGAGGAGGGCCGCGCCGACAGCCTCTTCGCCCCGCCCACGGTGTGGATCTCCCTCGCGAACCGCCCCGACTTCGACACCCGCGACCTCGGCGGGCTGCGCAAGGCCTACTACGGGGCGTCGATCATGCCGGTGCCCGTCCTCGAACGCCTCCGGGAGCGCCTGCCGAAGCTGGCCTTCCACAACTGCTTCGGGCAGAGCGAGATCGGCCCGCTGTCCATGGTCCTCGGCCCCTACGAGCACAAGGGCCGGATGGATTCCTGCGGGCGTCCCGTCATGTTCGTCGAGGCCAAGGTCGTCGACGAGGACGGCGAGGAGGTGCCCGACGGCTCTCCCGGCGAGATCGTCTACCAGTCGCCCCAACTCTGCGAGGGCTACTGGGAGAAGCCGGAGGAGACCGCCGAGGCCTTCCGTGACGGCTGGTTCCACTCCGGGGACCTCGCCGTGCGGGACGCCCACGGGTTCTTCACCGTCGTCGACCGGGTGAAGGACGTCATCAACTCCGGTGGCGTCCTGATCGCCTCCCGCCAGGTCGAGGACGCGCTCTACACCCACGACCGGGTCGCCGAGGTCGCGGTGATCGGCCTGCCCGACGACCACTGGATCGAGGCCGTCGCGGCGGTCGTCGTCCCCCGGGGCGAGGCGACCGAGGACGAACTGATCGCCCACGCCCGCGAGAAGCTCCCCCACTTCAAGGCACCGAAGAGGATCTTCTTCGTGGACGAACTACCGCGCAACGCCAGCGGAAAGATCCTCAAGCGCGAGCTGCGGGACCGCTTCGCGCGCCCCTGA
- a CDS encoding acyl-CoA synthetase, with the protein MEYNLADLFESVVDVVPDRAALVCLDIPGTGAEHRLTYAELDAAANRIGHHLLDRGIEPGEHVGLHLYNGIEYLQTALGCLKARIVPVNVNYRYVEEELVYLYRDADLAALVFDAEFTGRVAAALPRTEKLRHLVRVGTPAADTPALDAVAFTEAEAAASEGRGFPTRSGDDQFIIYTGGTTGMPKGVMWRQEDLFFSGLGGGAPTGEPVKSPEELAERVAAGGDGITFFPTAPLMHGTSTLTAFIGFNFGQRVVIHRKFVPEEVLRTIEQEKVTSVSLVGDAMLRPLIDALAGPMKGTDCSSLFSVSSSGAIMSETVRQQFQALVPNAMLLNNFGSSESGFNGTATQDAGAGDGFRIRVHSRTQVVDPATYEPVPVGVPGRVAQRGHVPLGYYNDPRKTAETFFERDGERWVLLGDMATVDEEGVVTVLGRGSQCINTGGEKVYPEEVEQALKAHPDVYDALVAGVPDVRWGNHVAAVVQLREGAARPSLEDIQTHCRTRLAGYKIPRQLVLTDAIQRSPSGKADYRWARSVAVAADA; encoded by the coding sequence GTGGAGTACAACCTTGCCGACCTGTTCGAGTCGGTCGTCGACGTGGTCCCGGACCGGGCGGCGCTCGTGTGCCTCGACATCCCCGGCACGGGCGCGGAACACCGGCTCACCTACGCGGAACTCGACGCGGCAGCCAACCGGATCGGCCACCATCTGCTCGATCGCGGGATCGAGCCCGGCGAGCACGTCGGCCTTCACCTCTACAACGGCATCGAGTATCTGCAGACCGCGCTCGGCTGCCTCAAGGCACGGATCGTGCCGGTCAACGTCAACTACCGCTATGTGGAAGAGGAGTTGGTCTACCTCTACCGGGACGCGGACCTGGCCGCGCTGGTCTTCGACGCGGAGTTCACGGGACGGGTGGCGGCCGCGCTGCCACGGACGGAGAAGCTGCGGCATCTGGTGCGGGTGGGGACCCCCGCGGCCGACACGCCCGCCCTCGACGCCGTCGCCTTCACCGAGGCGGAGGCCGCCGCGTCCGAGGGGCGGGGCTTCCCGACCCGCTCCGGCGACGACCAGTTCATCATCTACACCGGTGGCACGACGGGCATGCCGAAGGGGGTGATGTGGCGTCAGGAAGACCTGTTCTTCTCGGGGTTGGGGGGCGGCGCGCCGACCGGGGAGCCGGTGAAGTCGCCGGAGGAGCTGGCCGAGCGAGTCGCCGCCGGGGGCGACGGGATCACGTTCTTCCCCACGGCCCCGCTGATGCACGGCACGTCCACGCTCACCGCGTTCATCGGATTCAACTTCGGGCAACGGGTCGTGATCCACCGCAAGTTCGTGCCCGAGGAGGTCCTGCGCACGATCGAGCAGGAGAAGGTCACCAGTGTGTCGCTGGTCGGTGACGCGATGCTGCGTCCGCTGATCGACGCGCTGGCCGGCCCGATGAAGGGCACCGACTGCTCGTCGCTGTTCAGCGTGTCGTCCTCCGGGGCCATCATGTCGGAGACTGTCAGGCAGCAGTTCCAGGCCCTGGTGCCGAACGCGATGTTGCTGAACAACTTCGGCTCGTCGGAGTCCGGATTCAACGGCACGGCCACGCAGGACGCGGGCGCCGGCGACGGTTTCCGCATCCGCGTCCACTCCCGTACGCAGGTCGTGGACCCGGCGACGTACGAGCCGGTCCCGGTCGGCGTGCCGGGCCGGGTGGCACAGCGCGGCCATGTCCCCCTCGGCTACTACAACGACCCGAGGAAGACCGCCGAGACCTTCTTCGAGCGGGACGGCGAGCGCTGGGTGCTGCTCGGCGACATGGCGACCGTCGACGAGGAGGGCGTCGTCACGGTCCTGGGCCGGGGTTCGCAGTGCATCAACACCGGCGGCGAGAAGGTGTATCCGGAGGAGGTCGAGCAGGCGCTCAAGGCCCACCCCGACGTCTACGACGCGCTGGTCGCCGGGGTGCCGGACGTCCGGTGGGGCAACCATGTCGCCGCAGTGGTGCAGTTGCGCGAGGGGGCCGCCCGGCCGTCGCTGGAGGACATCCAGACCCACTGCCGCACCCGTCTCGCCGGCTACAAGATCCCCCGCCAGCTGGTCCTCACGGACGCCATCCAGCGTTCCCCCAGCGGCAAGGCGGACTACCGCTGGGCGCGCTCGGTGGCGGTGGCGGCGGACGCGTGA
- a CDS encoding crotonase/enoyl-CoA hydratase family protein — MVGTEHLTVRREGATLVLTLNRPEAKNALSLAMLVGLYDGWVQADEDEEVRSIVLTGAGGAFCAGMDLKALAGKGMEGQEYRDRLKADPDLHWKAMLRHHRPRKPVIAAVEGHCVAGGTEILQGTDIRVAGESATFGLFEVRRGLFPIGGSTVRLQRQIPRTHALEMLLTGRPYSAREAAGIGLVGHVVADGTALAKALEIAEQINACGPLAVEAVKASVYETAEMTEEEGLAAELKRGWPVFDTADAKEGARAFAEKRPPVYKRA, encoded by the coding sequence ATGGTCGGCACCGAACACCTCACCGTGCGACGCGAAGGCGCCACACTGGTACTCACGCTCAACAGGCCCGAGGCCAAGAACGCGCTCTCGCTGGCGATGCTGGTCGGCCTGTACGACGGCTGGGTCCAGGCCGACGAGGACGAGGAGGTCCGCTCGATCGTCCTCACGGGAGCCGGCGGTGCCTTCTGCGCCGGGATGGACCTGAAGGCCCTCGCGGGCAAGGGGATGGAGGGGCAGGAGTACCGGGACCGGCTCAAGGCCGACCCCGATCTGCACTGGAAGGCGATGCTGCGCCACCACCGGCCGCGCAAACCGGTCATCGCGGCGGTCGAGGGGCACTGTGTCGCGGGCGGTACGGAGATCCTCCAGGGCACGGACATCCGCGTCGCGGGCGAGTCGGCGACGTTCGGCCTCTTCGAGGTCAGGCGGGGGCTCTTCCCGATCGGCGGCTCCACGGTCCGCCTCCAGCGGCAGATCCCCCGGACGCACGCGTTGGAGATGCTGCTCACCGGGCGGCCCTACAGCGCACGGGAGGCCGCCGGGATCGGTCTCGTCGGGCATGTCGTGGCCGACGGCACCGCCCTGGCCAAAGCCCTGGAGATCGCCGAACAGATCAACGCGTGCGGGCCGCTGGCGGTGGAGGCGGTGAAGGCGTCCGTGTACGAGACGGCCGAGATGACCGAAGAGGAGGGACTGGCCGCCGAGTTGAAGCGGGGGTGGCCGGTCTTCGACACGGCCGATGCGAAGGAAGGGGCTCGTGCCTTCGCCGAGAAGCGGCCCCCCGTCTACAAGCGCGCGTAG